The sequence below is a genomic window from Anaerocolumna chitinilytica.
CCTGACTTCTGCAGCCAGTCAGAAGCGTTACAGATAACAAAAGACAAAACAGCTTTTTCTTCATTGAATTATCTTCTCTCATGTTAGCTCCATTCATATCACATGTTTACTGGCAATTAATCAATAATCTGTCATATTGGTTGAACTTTTACTAAGGAACATTTGGCCTTGAACCCTCCAAGGTCAGATGTGATATATACATATTATGGGCCTGCCTGCAGATAATTGACAGGACAACTATGCTCCCAGATAAAGTTTAGATTTCAATGTTTAAAATTTTTAAGGTCTTAAGATTTCACGCCAGTCAAGATCCCCGCGATCCAACGCTTTAATCATAAGTTCTGCAGATGCCAGATTTGTAGCTAATGGTATATTATGTGTATCACATAAGCGTACAACCGTATTAACATCCGGTTCATGGGATTTAGGAGACAGCGGATCCCTAAGGAAAATAACAAGATCCATTTGATTATGCTCAATCTGAGCTCCCATCTGCTGCTCTCCGCCAAGGTGACCGGCAAGGTATTTGTGAACATTTAAGTTCGTTACCTCCTCGATCAACCTTCCTGTTGTACCGGTTGCATACAACTCATGCTTATTTAAAATACCCCGATATGCTATACAAAAGTTCTGCATTAATTTTTTCTTTGCATCATGCGCTATCATGCCAATATTCATGTGGTTTTACCCCCTTCTAAATTTTCTCTGTAAATTTATATTGATTATGATTCCGATGGCTATCATACTGCTCATCATGGAACTTAATCCATAACTGACAAAAGGCAGTGGAATACCGGTATTCGGTAATAGTTTGGTTGCCACACCAATATTGACAAACATCTGAAACACAAACATTGCAGAAATACCAATAGCTATCAGGCGCCCTAACCTGTCAGGAGCATGACTTGCTATTATTAAACATTTAAAAATAATAATGGATAATAGCATTATTATAACCAGTCCACCGATAAATCCAAGGCTTTCACCTGCAACCGAAAAGATAAAATCACTTTCTGATATTGGGACATAAGTGTCACTTTGGATAGCATCCTTTCCCTCTGAGAAAAGTTTACCGGTTAGTTTTCCTGAGCCAATCACTTCAACAGAATTCTCCTGTTGATAAAGAGCGGCGGATGACTGGTCTGATTCCGGGTTCATAAAAGCTTCTATTCTATTCTGCTGGTAATCCGTTAAGAAGAAGATATCGTAATTATTTTGTATCCCCCATAATGTTCCTATTATAATCGGAATAACAGTTAATAAAATTGGAAGAATTACCTTTAAACTTAACCCTCCTGCAAATATCATTATAGCAAAAATAAATAGAATAACAAGACTGGTGGATAAATTTGTTTGTATTAAAATGAGAAAAGTTGGTATTCCCATAAGCACTCCGGTGAGGAGCAATACATAAAATTTCTTCATTTTGTCCTTAAATATCATTAATAGTCTTGCCATAAAAATGATAAGTATAATCTTAGTTAGCTCTGAGGGCTGAAATTCAAACACTTTAAAGTCTAACCATCTTCTGGAACTGTGATGTTCCACTCCAAAAAGCCTAACTGCAACTAGAAGTATCAGGTTAATAAAGTATAGTACAATATAGAATTGGCTTATAAAATGATAATCAATCATTGAAACCACTGCCACAATCATTAACCCTAATGCCAACCCCATAATTTGTTTGAGAAACAGTCCTTCCTGCGCTATCCTGACAAGGTATATCCCAAGCACACTTAGAACTAATACCAAGGTCAATAGGCTGAAGTCATAATTTTTTATACTGTACTTTTTAAATGGAAACATCGCTTTACCCTAACTTTTCTTTATTTGTTGGACTTCATATCTTTAATTGGGATATTCGCAAACAATGCCGGAACTGTCCCATTATTGCCCTCGGATTCTGTCTGGGTGATTTTTATATCAAGTCCTTCTAAGTCAATTTCTACATAACGGGAAATAACGGCGATAATGTCATTCTTTATCTGTTCCATTAATTCCGGTGAACATCCTGCCCTGTCTGAGACAAGCACAAGCTTCAAGCGGTCTTTCGCGACACCGCTGGAAGTTTTCTTTTTAAAAAAATCCGCTAATCCCATATTAATATCCTCCCCTAATTTTTCTTAAGTAAACTTAACAGCCTGTTAAATAATCCCTGTTTTCCGTTTAAATCTAAAAACGGCACTTCCTCCCCTAAAATTCTACGGCAAATATTCATATAAGCCTGACCTGCCTGGGTATTTGTCCCAACCAATGGTTCACCTTGATTTGTTGAAATTACGATATTTTCATCATCAGGAACAACTCCGATTAAGCCTACAGCAAGTATCTCCACAACATCATCACTGGACATCATGTCGCCTCTCTTTACCATATCAGGTCTTAAACGGTTTACAATCAAATGAGTCTGTTTCATATCATTAGCTTCTAATAAGCCGATAATTCTATCCGCATCCCTTACAGCTGATACCTCGGGAGTTGTAACAACTAACGCTCTGTCCGCACCTGCAATAGCATTTTTAAAGCCTTGTTCGATACCTGCAGGACAGTCCATTAATATGTAATCGTATTCATCGCGTAATTCATCTGCGAGCTTCTTCATCTGTTCCGGTGTTACTGCCGTTTTATCTCTGGTTTGTGCGGAAGGCAGAAGATAAAGGTTCGGGTATCTCTTATCCTTAATCAAAGCCTGCTTCACTCTGCAATTTCCTTCGATAACATCCACCAGATTATAAACAATTCTGTTTTCGAGGCCCATAACAACATCCAGGTTTCTAAGACCTATATCTGTATCAATCAGAATGACTTTCTTATCTAGTTTGGCAAGTCCTGTTCCTACATTTGCCGTTGTTGTTGTCTTACCTACTCCACCCTTACCGGATGTTATTACGATTACTTCTCCCATTATATTATCCTCCAAAAACTTATTATAAGTTTATATCATTTATAACCTCTTTACTCAAAGGTTCTATATAGATATTCCCATCTTCTAAAAAGGCAATCTTCGTTTCTTTCCCTGAGATTTTCTCAGGCTTGTCCGGCGACCTGGCGATAGTATCGGCTATCCGTATCTGGACAGGATTCAAATCAAGCGCCACCACGAAGGAATTTGTATTGCCGGCGGCTCCGGCAAATACACTGCCCTTTAGGGAACCAAGAACAATAATATTACCCTTGGATACTATACGGGCACCTGGGTTGATGTCTCCTATAACTATTATACTGGTTTCTGATTCCAGTACTTGTCCTGATCTTAAATTCCCTTTGTAAAATTGCCCTGTCGTATTAGATAATTCCATCAATTTTTCATCCAGGGCTTTTTTGAATTTTTCTTCTGTTTGCGGATCATCTTCAATCACACACACAACATGCAGCTTTGTTTCCTCTGCAATAATATTTAAGATATCACGCTGTTGTTCGGTAGTAAGCTTTCTTCCCTCAAAGCTTAAAGCCATTTGAGCTTTATCAAAGAATTTTGCAGATTCACGGAACTTTTCTGCAATCTTTTCTCTTAGGCTTTCATATTCCATATCGCTGTCCAGCACTACGATTATACCGTATTTATTACCTTTTATGATAACTGGGTTGTTGTTCATAAAACCTCCTGGCTATTTTTAGATATGATTAACCTTAACCTGTATAGGATGACTCTGATTCCGGCATTATTGCTTTTCCCTCAGGGCTCTTATAACCGTCTTCTTTAAAATAATAACCATATAGATATTTACTTAACATCGCAGCATTACTGGATGTATATCCATTTGGTATTACAACCGCCATAGATATTTCAGGATTTAAATAAGGAGCGTACGAAACAAATAAAGCATGATTTCCATGGGATTTACTCTCCTGTGCGGTACCTGTCTTTCCAGCCAGTTTTACCGGGAAATTCTTAAACAAATAAGATACGGAACTTCTGCTGCCATTCGCTACCTTGAACATGCCTTCATGTAATAGGTTCCAATCCGTACTGCTTATAGAATTAATCTTCGTACTTTTGGCTTTATTATTTACTATCACCTTTCCATCCTTATCCACTACCTTGTCAAGAAGCGTTAAATCATAGGAGGTTCCGCTGGTAGTGATGGTTGTAATATATCTTGCCAGCTGAATAGGGGTGTAGTTATTTGTTCCCTGACCGATGGAAGAGCGGACAGTATCCATATCCGAGCTTTCCGGATCAGCCTCCTCCAACTCTATTCCTGATTTTTTATTCAGTCCTAACAACTTTGCATACTTGGCAAGTTTATGAAGACCAATCTTTGTTTTGGCAGCATCATTACCATTATTATTTAAGCGCCATCCCATTTCATAAAAGAAATAGTCACAGGATACCTCAAGAGCCGTAGTTACATCTATATTGCCATGACTGGAGGTTGACCAGTCTTTGGGCGGCTGATAAGTTATTTTGTTAAATACAACCTTATCCAAAACAGTTTCTCCCGGCTGCAATGCTCCTTCTTCAAGAGCGGCAACGGATGTAACCATCTTGTAAGTAGATCCCGGAGCTGTTTTTTGCTTTGTAGCTCTGGAAATAGTCGGTTGTGAGAGATCAGAGTTCACTTTTGTGTAATAATTATAATCAATTTTATTGGCAAAATAATTATTGTCATAACTTGGATAAGACACAATAGCTCTGACTTCACCGGTTTTATCATCCGTTACAACTACCGATGCGCTGCAAGGATCCAATGCCAGCTGAGCAGGAGTTATCTCTATATTACGTATTTTATCTGTAATAAAAGTGTAAGGTGAAAGTGTACCGTTTTCTAATTTAGAAATATCTTCCTTATTGTATTTTATCACACCTTGATCAAATAATAAAAGACAAATTTCTTTTCCGCTTAATTGATAGGAATATACCAGTTCTTTATATACCATCTTTTGGAAAGTTACATCATCGGAAAGACTATCCATAATATGAGCTAAAAGCTTACTGTATATTTCATCGGTGCTGTAATAGGATTCTCCTTTTGCTTTCTTATTAAGGAATTTGTCAATATTAATCCAATTTTTTGAGATTGCATACTGAAGGAACTTACTGAGGCTAATCTTATCCTGTGTATAATTTATATACACTTCATCATTTGGATCCACTGGTGTCAATACAGAAGAGGTGTCTGTGACATCGGATTTTTTCGTCAATAGAATACCTTCATTTTTTAGTTTCGTATAAACATAGTCCAGATAATCAGCCATAGATTCAGAAACCGTAAAATCAAGAGCATCGGAATTACTGCCAAGTTTTGATTTTAATTCCTCCAGCACCGTATCCCTCTTACCGATATATTTCTGATAAACCGACTTTTCAAGGTCTGTCGCATCATTTGCTTTAAAAGCGGTCACATCTATCACACTGTTGTTTATGAGTGCATAATAGACATCATAAATCGGTATTTTGATATCTTTCGCAGATTCTCCTCTTGTTCCGGCATCTGTGCTATTATTGATCTTAGACAATAATATACCTGCTAAAACACGCTCTATAATCTTATAATAAGCTTTTTGGAGGTCGCTGTCTATGGTCAGATAGACATCCTCTCCTGCCACCGGCTCTGTCCTTTTAATCGTTGATAAGTATTTGCCGGCGGAATTCACTGAAACGGTTTCGATGCCTTTTTTCCCTGCCAAAAAGGTTTCAAACACCTTTTCTACTCCAAGCTTTCCAATCATATCGGAAGTGTTATAACTGGTATCAGACCCCATGCTTTGTAGTTCTGCGTCCGAAACAAGTCCGGTATACCCAATAATATGTGAATTGTAGATACTGTCATTATATACGCGGTACGACTGCTGTTTAATCTCAACTCCCGGCAGAATATCGCTGTTTTCGTAAATAGCCGCTACCGTTTCAGGATTTACCTTGGAGGAGATAATTATCTGATTGTAAGGGGGGAAATTACTAAAGATTGCATAACGCAAAGTCATAATTTTAAGAGCATCTTTCATGCTGTAGCTATCTGAAATATTAAACATAGCCACACTCTTATCACCATGCCTTAAGAAATCAAATACCTCCTGTGCAGTAGCATTTAACTGTTCGTCTGTCAGCTTGTCGACGGAGGATTTTCCGTAAGCATTCATTTTAAATCGTTTTTCAGCGTTACCGCTTATTGTAAATTGCGGAACACCTTGTTTATCTAAAGTAATACCAAATTGATTCTCAATGGTATTCCCATATTTCTCAAGAATTGTAATCAAATTAAAAAGCATTTTATTTAATTCATCATTTGTGGCTATCTTTGAGATATTCTCCAGCACCACGGAGTAACTGATTTCATTGTAGGCAAGAAGTTTTCCATTGACATCGTATATATTTCCCCTAGTACTCTTTATCTCTCTTTCCTTTGTCTCTCTGACCTGAGAAATCTTTGCAAATTCATCACCTTGTATAATCTGGAGTGTATATATCCGACTTATTAATACCCCTATTAATGTTAAAAAGATCAGAGTGACCGGAAATAACCTGGAGGTGAATACTTGCTTTAATTTTTCTAATATGATATCGAACAACTAGAACCCCTCCTCTTCTTCCTTTTTCTCCGTTTTGTCATTGATTATGTTCAGCAATTTATACAGAAAAACAGATACTATGACTGTATAAATCAATTCAGGAAGCCCTTTATGGATGAAATAAAATCCAATATTTAATTTGCCTCTAAGTAAATATTCGAAAACGTAATAGAGAAAAAAGTATACCAAATCGCTAAGTCCGACCAATATCAGCGGAATCGTCAGATTTTCTTTTACGAAGATCCTGTGGCAATAACCGTTTAAATATCCAATAGTCATGTAGATAAAAGCGTAAAGTCCAATAATGGAACTATAACACAATTCTATCAGCAGGCCGCATAAAAAACCTGTCAATAAACCTTCTTTCCTTCCCTTAGAGAACCCTGCTGTGGCAGTTAGGATTAAGAGTAGATTAGGAACGACTCTTGCTAAGGAAAACCATTGGAATATAGTAGTCTGCAATAAAAAGCAAATTAATATTTCTGCAATAACAATAATAAATCTTTTCACTGAAAGTATGGTTCACCTTGCCTTTCCTGTACTGTTTTCATAACTGTACTATTTCTTTAACTGTTCTTTTAATTCAGTTATAATAAGTACTTCATCCAACCTGCTAAAATCCACCGCAGGAATCAGATGAGCTGTTTTTGTTAAATTATTAGGTTCCACTGCAATATCAGAGACATAGCCAATTAAAATTCCCTGCAGATATTTTGTGCTGATGGAAGAGGTTACCACTTCATAACCATCTGATATTTTAGCATCTTTCGCAATTAAAGAAACATCCAGAACGCCTTTGTTATAGGACTCCATGCTGCCGTTTACAACACAAGTGTCAGAGGTTTTAATAAACATCCCGTAGACATTACTGGAATCATCTATTATTGAACGAACAATGGAATAATTCTGATGTACCTCCACAACAATTCCTACCAGACCGTTTCCGGCAATTACATTCATATCTACCGCAATTCCATCATTGATGCCTTTGTCGATTGTAAATGTATTATACCAGCCGTTGGGATCCGTACTGATAACTCTGGCTCCAACTTTGGGATAATCCGCATATTTTTGATCCAGTTTGTATAAATCACGAAACCGATCCAACTCATATTTATCCTGAAGCAGTATCTTGTTTTCATAAGAAACTTCGGATAGTTGTTTTTTTAAATCTTCATTTTCATTTAACAAGGTGTTAAGTTTTACAAATTTGTCTCCCTGTGCAGCCACCATCTTACCTACAGAATTAATTCCTTTCTGCATTGGCATTACAACATCTCCGACAGCACCTTTTACAGGTGAAAGAACCCCACTGTAACGAAAGGATACAAACATCAGAATGAGACATAAAATAATACCACCGATAAAGAGATGCTTTGGATTAATCGAAAAACCTGTTCTCCTTCTCATACGGGTTTCCTTCCCTTTCCTTTAATTAATATGGCAGCCCTCACACCTTAATGGTGTTTTCTTTAAGGGGACTTGCCAGGTCTTTTAGATGGTGGTCTTCTATAATTTTACCAAGTCCATTTACAACGGTATTGGCAGGATCACTGCAGATATTTATCTTAAGGCCTGTTTCTTTAGCTAACAGACTGTCAAGTCCTTTGATAGCAGAAGATCCTCCGGTAATATAAATACCGGAATCAATAATATCAGAAGAAATTTCAGGCGGCGTCCTCTCAAGAATAATTCTTATAGCATCAATAATAGCATAAATATATTCAATAATGGCATCATATACAAAAGAGGAGCTGATATCTACTTCCGTCGGAAGACCTGTTACCACATTTCTTCCACATGCTTTTATACTGCGTTCCTCCATCGGAGAAGCTGTGGCAAGTTCCTTTTTAATATTCTCTGCCGTTTTATCACCGATTACCAGATTATAACTTTTTTTCATAGTGGATTTAATGGATTCATCCAATCGGTTGCCCCCAATGGGAATCAGCTTGCTGATAACAATCCCTCCCAGCGACATGATTGAAACTTCAGTCGTGTCCGCTCCAATATCCACCACCATTACACCCTTGGCATTATTCACATCAAGACCGATGCCAACTGCATCTGCAATCGGCTTTTCTACTATTTTAATACTTTTGGCTTTTGCCTTGGAACTTGCTATCAGGTCATAAAAAGCACGGCGTTCTACCTCTGTAATATCTGTCGGGGTAGCTATTAAGATGGCTGAAGCTTTCATGCCCCCTCTTTTATAAAGCCTGTTAAACATATAGTTAACCAGTTCCAGCATGTTATTGATATCAGCGATAACACCGTTTTTCACCGGATAAGTGACCGATATGTTTGCCGGTGCTTTTCCGTGCATATCAAATGCTTCATTGCCGGCGGCTATTACTCTTTTCTTTCCTTCCACTGCTATGATATTCTTTTCGTCTACCACAACACCTTCATTCTTATGATATATTTTAATGGTACTAGTTCCCAAATCAATTCCGTAAGTCTTTCCTGCCATTTTTTTTATCTCATTGCAAGAGCTTTCGCAATGTTTCCCTTTCTAAATGTATCCCTGCTCTGCAAGGCTTATATACTTATTATCACCAATAATAATATGATCCATAAGCCGGATTCCTACTAAATTTCCAGCTTCTTTCATTCTTTGTGTTGTTTTGATATCTTCTCTGCTGGGATTCGGATCTCCGCTGGGATGATTGTGCAGAAGTATGATATTAACAGCTTCATACTTAAGAGCATTTAAGAAAATCTCCCGAGGTGAAAGCAGGGAGCTGCTAACCGTACCGGTGGATATAATCATATCTTTTAGTATTCTGCTCTTGGCATCCATCATGACCAGATAGACCATTTCCCTTTGCAGATGTCTCATTTCCTGCATATAGTAGTCTGCAACCGTTTCGGGAGTCGTAAAGGCTTTCATCCCGTCTTTTGTGGCCTTAGCCATCCGTTTTGTCAGTTCTGTAACACATAATAACTGTATTGCTTTTACTCTGCCAATTCCCTTAATAGATTGCAAATCCTTTAAGTTCATGTGGTTTAATCCGATAAGTCCCGGATATGCCTTAGAAAAGGAAAGTACCCGGATTGCAACATCTACCGCCCGTTCTCCTGCCGTTCCGGTTCGCATAATAACAGCAAGAAGTTCGGCATCAGAGAGTACCCCCGGGCCTGATTTTTCGCATTTTTCATAAGGCCTTTCTGTTAAAGGCATTTCCTTTAATGTGTAACACTTTTCATTCATTTGTCCTCCTGACTTCTCTCTCCGGGAAAAGCAGGATATTAAAGCTTTCGGTATATAAGTATTGCCAAAATAATACCAATAATACCACCAATGGTTATTTTAATGGATAAGCCAAAGCTTATTACCATAACACCCAAATTAAGTTGTACAACCCCATTCTCTCCAGTACTGCCAATGCCAAAACGCTGTCCATAATTCAGCCACGTCAGATAAGGAACATCTTTTGCAAGATATCCCAAGAATCCTCCCAGGACTACTCCAGCCAGCAGAACTATTAATAAGACACCTGTGTTTTTCGCATTTATTCTGGACATTGAACTTGTACCCCCCACTAAAAATTCCCCTATATTCTAACATATATTCCTGGTTTTGTATACACCAA
It includes:
- a CDS encoding methylglyoxal synthase codes for the protein MNIGMIAHDAKKKLMQNFCIAYRGILNKHELYATGTTGRLIEEVTNLNVHKYLAGHLGGEQQMGAQIEHNQMDLVIFLRDPLSPKSHEPDVNTVVRLCDTHNIPLATNLASAELMIKALDRGDLDWREILRP
- a CDS encoding FtsW/RodA/SpoVE family cell cycle protein, whose protein sequence is MFPFKKYSIKNYDFSLLTLVLVLSVLGIYLVRIAQEGLFLKQIMGLALGLMIVAVVSMIDYHFISQFYIVLYFINLILLVAVRLFGVEHHSSRRWLDFKVFEFQPSELTKIILIIFMARLLMIFKDKMKKFYVLLLTGVLMGIPTFLILIQTNLSTSLVILFIFAIMIFAGGLSLKVILPILLTVIPIIIGTLWGIQNNYDIFFLTDYQQNRIEAFMNPESDQSSAALYQQENSVEVIGSGKLTGKLFSEGKDAIQSDTYVPISESDFIFSVAGESLGFIGGLVIIMLLSIIIFKCLIIASHAPDRLGRLIAIGISAMFVFQMFVNIGVATKLLPNTGIPLPFVSYGLSSMMSSMIAIGIIININLQRKFRRG
- the minE gene encoding cell division topological specificity factor MinE translates to MGLADFFKKKTSSGVAKDRLKLVLVSDRAGCSPELMEQIKNDIIAVISRYVEIDLEGLDIKITQTESEGNNGTVPALFANIPIKDMKSNK
- the minD gene encoding septum site-determining protein MinD, translated to MGEVIVITSGKGGVGKTTTTANVGTGLAKLDKKVILIDTDIGLRNLDVVMGLENRIVYNLVDVIEGNCRVKQALIKDKRYPNLYLLPSAQTRDKTAVTPEQMKKLADELRDEYDYILMDCPAGIEQGFKNAIAGADRALVVTTPEVSAVRDADRIIGLLEANDMKQTHLIVNRLRPDMVKRGDMMSSDDVVEILAVGLIGVVPDDENIVISTNQGEPLVGTNTQAGQAYMNICRRILGEEVPFLDLNGKQGLFNRLLSLLKKN
- the minC gene encoding septum site-determining protein MinC, whose translation is MNNNPVIIKGNKYGIIVVLDSDMEYESLREKIAEKFRESAKFFDKAQMALSFEGRKLTTEQQRDILNIIAEETKLHVVCVIEDDPQTEEKFKKALDEKLMELSNTTGQFYKGNLRSGQVLESETSIIVIGDINPGARIVSKGNIIVLGSLKGSVFAGAAGNTNSFVVALDLNPVQIRIADTIARSPDKPEKISGKETKIAFLEDGNIYIEPLSKEVINDINL
- a CDS encoding penicillin-binding transpeptidase domain-containing protein gives rise to the protein MFDIILEKLKQVFTSRLFPVTLIFLTLIGVLISRIYTLQIIQGDEFAKISQVRETKEREIKSTRGNIYDVNGKLLAYNEISYSVVLENISKIATNDELNKMLFNLITILEKYGNTIENQFGITLDKQGVPQFTISGNAEKRFKMNAYGKSSVDKLTDEQLNATAQEVFDFLRHGDKSVAMFNISDSYSMKDALKIMTLRYAIFSNFPPYNQIIISSKVNPETVAAIYENSDILPGVEIKQQSYRVYNDSIYNSHIIGYTGLVSDAELQSMGSDTSYNTSDMIGKLGVEKVFETFLAGKKGIETVSVNSAGKYLSTIKRTEPVAGEDVYLTIDSDLQKAYYKIIERVLAGILLSKINNSTDAGTRGESAKDIKIPIYDVYYALINNSVIDVTAFKANDATDLEKSVYQKYIGKRDTVLEELKSKLGSNSDALDFTVSESMADYLDYVYTKLKNEGILLTKKSDVTDTSSVLTPVDPNDEVYINYTQDKISLSKFLQYAISKNWINIDKFLNKKAKGESYYSTDEIYSKLLAHIMDSLSDDVTFQKMVYKELVYSYQLSGKEICLLLFDQGVIKYNKEDISKLENGTLSPYTFITDKIRNIEITPAQLALDPCSASVVVTDDKTGEVRAIVSYPSYDNNYFANKIDYNYYTKVNSDLSQPTISRATKQKTAPGSTYKMVTSVAALEEGALQPGETVLDKVVFNKITYQPPKDWSTSSHGNIDVTTALEVSCDYFFYEMGWRLNNNGNDAAKTKIGLHKLAKYAKLLGLNKKSGIELEEADPESSDMDTVRSSIGQGTNNYTPIQLARYITTITTSGTSYDLTLLDKVVDKDGKVIVNNKAKSTKINSISSTDWNLLHEGMFKVANGSRSSVSYLFKNFPVKLAGKTGTAQESKSHGNHALFVSYAPYLNPEISMAVVIPNGYTSSNAAMLSKYLYGYYFKEDGYKSPEGKAIMPESESSYTG
- the mreD gene encoding rod shape-determining protein MreD; the protein is MKRFIIVIAEILICFLLQTTIFQWFSLARVVPNLLLILTATAGFSKGRKEGLLTGFLCGLLIELCYSSIIGLYAFIYMTIGYLNGYCHRIFVKENLTIPLILVGLSDLVYFFLYYVFEYLLRGKLNIGFYFIHKGLPELIYTVIVSVFLYKLLNIINDKTEKKEEEEGF
- the mreC gene encoding rod shape-determining protein MreC; protein product: MRRRTGFSINPKHLFIGGIILCLILMFVSFRYSGVLSPVKGAVGDVVMPMQKGINSVGKMVAAQGDKFVKLNTLLNENEDLKKQLSEVSYENKILLQDKYELDRFRDLYKLDQKYADYPKVGARVISTDPNGWYNTFTIDKGINDGIAVDMNVIAGNGLVGIVVEVHQNYSIVRSIIDDSSNVYGMFIKTSDTCVVNGSMESYNKGVLDVSLIAKDAKISDGYEVVTSSISTKYLQGILIGYVSDIAVEPNNLTKTAHLIPAVDFSRLDEVLIITELKEQLKK
- the mreB gene encoding rod shape-determining protein encodes the protein MAGKTYGIDLGTSTIKIYHKNEGVVVDEKNIIAVEGKKRVIAAGNEAFDMHGKAPANISVTYPVKNGVIADINNMLELVNYMFNRLYKRGGMKASAILIATPTDITEVERRAFYDLIASSKAKAKSIKIVEKPIADAVGIGLDVNNAKGVMVVDIGADTTEVSIMSLGGIVISKLIPIGGNRLDESIKSTMKKSYNLVIGDKTAENIKKELATASPMEERSIKACGRNVVTGLPTEVDISSSFVYDAIIEYIYAIIDAIRIILERTPPEISSDIIDSGIYITGGSSAIKGLDSLLAKETGLKINICSDPANTVVNGLGKIIEDHHLKDLASPLKENTIKV
- the radC gene encoding RadC family protein, with amino-acid sequence MNEKCYTLKEMPLTERPYEKCEKSGPGVLSDAELLAVIMRTGTAGERAVDVAIRVLSFSKAYPGLIGLNHMNLKDLQSIKGIGRVKAIQLLCVTELTKRMAKATKDGMKAFTTPETVADYYMQEMRHLQREMVYLVMMDAKSRILKDMIISTGTVSSSLLSPREIFLNALKYEAVNIILLHNHPSGDPNPSREDIKTTQRMKEAGNLVGIRLMDHIIIGDNKYISLAEQGYI
- a CDS encoding DUF4321 domain-containing protein, whose amino-acid sequence is MSRINAKNTGVLLIVLLAGVVLGGFLGYLAKDVPYLTWLNYGQRFGIGSTGENGVVQLNLGVMVISFGLSIKITIGGIIGIILAILIYRKL